A window of the Hevea brasiliensis isolate MT/VB/25A 57/8 chromosome 6, ASM3005281v1, whole genome shotgun sequence genome harbors these coding sequences:
- the LOC131180638 gene encoding uncharacterized protein LOC131180638 produces the protein MVDSSRARVEEVWSPPVQGTFKINVDASFNFVTSEAGYGFLIRNFGGFIIDGFAAKFRRFSPLVAEGIGLQAAIKFAANRHLGSCLVEIDSLQIKSLLSSLPDLIPWEVAAIIQNQKRLLSCLVNVSISFVPRSANECASWIACAVRNGTLLPGWISNPPAQLVKLLAKDMLNVSG, from the coding sequence ATGGTTGATTCTTCAAGGGCTCGGGTTGAAGAAGTATGGTCTCCCCCAGTTCAGGGTACGTTTAAAATTAATGTAGATGCTTCATTTAATTTTGTAACTTCTGAAGCTGGTTATGGTTTCTTGATTCGAAATTTTGGAGGATTTATTATTGATGGATTTGCAGCAAAATTTCGACGTTTTTCTCCTCTTGTGGCAGAAGGAATTGGCCTTCAGGCAGCAATTAAGTTTGCTGCTAACAGGCATCTAGGAAGCTGTTTGGTGGAAATTGATTCTCTCCAGATCAAGTCGCTTTTATCCTCACTCCCTGATCTAATTCCATGGGAGGTGGCTGCCATTATCCAAAATCAAAAGAGGCTTCTGTCATGTTTGGTCAATGTGTCTATCAGTTTTGTTCCTCGATCTGCTAATGAATGTGCCAGTTGGATAGCATGTGCAGTTAGGAACGGTACTTTATTGCCTGGCTGGATTTCTAATCCTCCAGCACAACTTGTAAAACTTCTAGCAAAAGACATGTTGAATGTTTCTGGTTGA
- the LOC110665404 gene encoding wall-associated receptor kinase 2-like → MLSFWLVFLSFTSSLTATGSPDAVSGCPDTCGNVHVPYPFGINFTSEISYPRCALNNSEFMFICNSTYNPPQLFFGENMPIHHISVEEGTISVKIYAAYNCYNNRGLFASFSQSISLGNGLFRFSDSRNKLTVVGCDTLALMEDATETFGSGCLSWCETDMTLQGSCSGFGCCQTSIPKSLKTLNISLSSSTKHSRVLQFNPCDFAFLSDERTYNVSSLQLSYNPYSSATENFVTSDVVIEWVVREETCEVARSSSNPNGYACGDNSKCLYSVNGQGYRCLCNDGFTGNPYLPQGCQDIDECKEPDKYKCDGTCKNTFGAYTCRCPLGMLGDGKVACRGFRVTTIAAVIGAILLIMVIAFLIIIIYKRRRKERNFLENGGMLLKHQRVRIFSEADLVKATKNFDASHLLGEGGFGYVYRGFLADNTQVAVKKWKDLGKTLLNQEFQQEIGIVSQVNHKNVVKIIGLCLETKVPLLVYEFISNGTLFDHIHHKRSQILANWKNRLRIAAESALALDYLHSLADPPIIHGDVKSSNILLDDSYTAKVSDFGASVLISPGQSTMATKIQGTIGYLDPEYLMTGNLTEKSDVYSFGVVLVELLTGEKPNSSRKTGDKRNIIQYFLSSLENHTLHRILRFNVASENEMEEIEVCAELAKQCLRSSGIQRPTMKEVAEELGRLRKLNRSSWDHRQSSQETEYLPAESSYSTIEVGTSKMSQNEILRLRTFDIEYSTDNI, encoded by the exons ATGTTGTCTTTCTGGCTTGTGTTTTTGTCATTCACATCTTCACTAACAGCTACAGGTTCACCAGATGCAGTCTCTGGTTGTCCTGACACGTGCGGGAATGTTCATGTTCCATACCCATTCGGGATCAACTTCACATCTGAGATCAGTTATCCTAGATGTGCCTTAAACAACTCTGAATTCATGTTTATTTGCAATTCTACTTACAATCCTCCTCAACTATTTTTTGGCGAAAACATGCCTATTCACCATATTTCAGTGGAGGAAGGCACAATCTCTGTCAAAATTTATGCAGCATATAACTGCTACAACAATAGAGGGTTGTTCGCAAGCTTCAGTCAGTCCATCAGCTTGGGAAATGGCCTGTTCAGGTTCTCGGATTCTCGTAACAAGCTAACTGTTGTTGGGTGTGATACCTTAGCCCTCATGGAAGATGCAACAGAGACTTTCGGTAGTGGCTGTTTATCTTGGTGTGAAACGGACATGACTTTACAGGGATCTTGCTCAGGTTTTGGGTGCTGTCAGACTTCAATACCAAAGAGTCTCAAAACACTAAATATTAGTCTTTCGAGTTCAACAAAACACAGCAGAGTTTTGCAGTTCAATCCTTGTGACTTTGCCTTTCTATCAGATGAAAGGACTTACAATGTTTCTAGTCTGCAGCTTTCTTATAATCCATATTCTTCTGCAACTGAAAATTTTGTAACTTCAGATGTTGTGATTGAATGGGTGGTAAGAGAGGAAACATGTGAAGTAGCTCGATCAAGTTCAAACCCCAATGGATATGCCTGTGGTGATAATTCTAAATGCTTATACTCGGTTAATGGCCAGGGATATCGTTGTCTATGCAATGATGGATTCACAGGAAATCCCTATCTCCCACAAGGATGCCAAG ACATCGATGAGTGCAAAGAACCAGATAAGTACAAATGTGATGGCACTTGCAAGAATACTTTTGGGGCTTATACTTGCCGCTGCCCTCTCGGGATGCTTGGCGATGGTAAAGTTGCTTGTCGAGGATTTCGCGTTACAACAATTGCTGCAG TTATTGGAGCAATTTTGTTGATTATGGTTATTGCTTTCTTGATCATCATTATCTACAAAAGGCGAAGAAAGGAGAGAAATTTTCTGGAAAATGGAGGCATGTTGTTGAAGCATCAACGAGTAAGAATCTTCAGCGAAGCAGACTTAGTAAAGGCTACCAAGAACTTTGATGCAAGTCACCTTCTTGGAGAAGGGGGTTTTGGATATGTTTACCGAGGATTTTTGGCCGATAATACTCAGGTTGCAGTAAAGAAGTGGAAAGACTTGGGCAAAACTCTACTAAATCAGGAGTTTCAACAAGAAATTGGCATTGTTTCGCAGGTAAACCATAAAAATGTTGTCAAGATCATAGGCCTGTGTTTGGAGACCAAAGTTCCATTGTTAGTTTACGAATTCATTTCAAATGGAACCCTTTTCGACCATATTCATCACAAGAGGTCTCAGATATTAGCAAACTGGAAAAATCGCTTGAGGATTGCAGCAGAGTCTGCCCTAGCACTTGACTACTTGCATTCTTTAGCAGATCCTCCAATTATTCACGGAGATGTGAAGTCATCGAACATACTCTTAGATGATAGTTACACTGCAAAGGTATCTGATTTCGGAGCTTCAGTGCTAATTTCCCCAGGTCAATCTACTATGGCAACAAAAATACAAGGTACTATTGGCTACCTAGATCCAGAGTATCTTATGACAGGTAATTTAACAGAAAAGAGTGATGTATATAGCTTCGGGGTTGTTCTTGTCGAGCTTTTAACAGGAGAGAAACCAAACTCCAGTAGGAAAACTGGGGACAAGAGGAACATCATTCAATATTTTCTGTCATCACTAGAAAATCACACTCTGCATCGGATACTTCGTTTCAATGTAGCTAGTGAAAAtgaaatggaagaaattgaagtttgtgcAGAGCTTGCAAAACAATGCCTGCGTAGTAGTGGGATTCAAAGGCCAACCATGAAAGAAGTTGCTGAGGAGCTAGGCAGGTTGAGAAAGTTGAATCGAAGTTCCTGGGATCATCGCCAAAGTAGCCAAGAGACAGAGTACTTGCCAGCTGAATCATCTTACTCCACCATTGAAGTTGGAACTTCAAAGATGAGCCAAAATGAAATCCTTCGTCTCAGAACTTTTGACATTGAGTATTCTACAGATAACATTTGA